The proteins below come from a single Megalops cyprinoides isolate fMegCyp1 chromosome 5, fMegCyp1.pri, whole genome shotgun sequence genomic window:
- the tdgf1 gene encoding teratocarcinoma-derived growth factor 1 has protein sequence MSKTCCNFLLTSRLFGGFLLSAVIAFQALRITTGCDGTECNKKIPSGKTTQHAEYLNQFNEMNSLSEERKHRDAGSVIPFVGLTGSSRQSRNCCQNGGTCILGSFCACPKHYTGRSCEYDERVRSCGIIPHGEWVQKGCSYCRCGYGFLHCFPQVFHDNCDDSQEVLWFPSHGSRMQQPKYFMYLALLFLVFM, from the exons ATGTCAAAGACATG CTGTAACTTCCTCTTGACTTCTCGATTATTTGGGGG GTTTCTCCTGTCTGCAGTAATTGCTTTCCAGGCATTGCGAATCACGACAG GTTGCGATGGTACCGAATGCAACAAAAagattccctctggaaaaacCACCCAGCACGCAGAGTATCTGAATCAATTCAACGAAATGAACTCTCTGTCAGAGGAACGGAAACACAGGGATGCTGGATCTGTTATTCCTTTCGTTGGCCTCACTGGAA GTTCAAGACAAAGCCGCAACTGTTGCCAGAATGGAGGTACCTGCATTCTAGGGAGCTTTTGTGCTTGTCCCAAGCACTACACTGGCAGGAGCTGTGAATATGATGAGCGAGTCAG GAGCTGTGGTATCATTCCGCACGGAGAGTGGGTGCAGAAAGGTTGTTCATACTGCAGATGCGGATATGGATTCCTCCACTGTTTCCCTCAAGTCTTCCATGATAACTGTG ATGATTCTCAGGAAGTTCTTTGGTTTCCTTCACATGGctccagaatgcagcagccaAAGTACTTCATGTATCTAGCACTACTTTTCCTTGTCTTTATGTGA